The genomic DNA GCCCGTTGCTAACATGTCTCCCACAGTAAATCAACACCGCACTCAGATCATCAACAAGACAagcaacaccacaacaccatGCGTCACAGCAAagctttccttcccctctctctaGCCTCCCTAGGAGCAGCAGAGATAGTCGGCCAGTGGACAGCCTGGTCCCTCGCACGCACCTGTACCCCTGAAGGCAGCTCCTGCACCtaccacctcgtcctcgtcccagGTCCAGAATCCGATTTCATCACCTGCGACTGGACCGTCGACTCTACCAGTAACTTCAAACCCGCGTACCAAACCAACTTTGCCGAAGCAAAATGCGGAGACAACCTTTCCCTAAACGGGGGCTGGAGCAGCATGGggttcatcaccatcgtgCCCACCGACAAAGCAGCCAACGTCTACGCCTTCTTCGGCTTCACCGACGCCGAGCTCGCAGACGGGCAGGTTGCGTCATCAAGACAAAGACCTGCCTACCGAGTCGGCACTTTTGGCGAGAAGGAGCACCCTGACCTGGGGCTGGGTATGTCGAAAAAGATGGTGAGGAGACTAAGCCGTGGTTTTGTCCAGCAGCACGGCGGCTCCCTGTCATCATCCAAACcgacaaaggaaaagaggcGGGATATAACCATGAGTGATCAACTGCGAAAGCACATCTCGGTGATGTATGCctccagccagcagcaaaaaTCCTCTTCCGAGATCGACACCTGCAGCCAAAACTGCCAGCCTAGCGGGGATGACTACGACGCCCTTGCGTGTGTCGAGACTTGTCGTCAGCAGCTTCACGGGCCAAAGATCAACAACGGCCAGGAGAGGCACCGCCTCGGCACCCGTAACGACAACCCAGAAACGTGGCAAatccactccctcacccgccgtaaaccctcccacccccaagttTCCTCCCCCTAAGCTAACCCTGTTGTTCGCAGtaaccaaccacctcctcaaccaaacCCTGTTCACCTTCTCCCTTtactccagcaccaccctccagctAGCAAAGTGCAGCATCTCAATCCCGTCCGTAGAGCCAACCCACAGCTGGTACGGACAGCGCTGTGACAAGGATGGGAAGTTCAGTGTTGGGTGGGGGTATAAAGCAGATACAGACTCGGCCGTGATGACGGTTTGCGagaggggacgggggatgGCTTGGTTcgggtgggatggtgttgctgagaGGGACCTAGACCTGGTGGAGGTCAGGTTTGGGGATTcgagaggggaggtggtgcatGAGACGGTTTGTACTtgatttttttggggggggggatggctttgggggaagggggtggtaaTGTCTTCGCTGGGGGGGATTTGTCGGGGCTGGGAATAATGATAATTAGTTGCCTTGAGATATTGTTTTAGCAAAACAGCACACTTGCTTGTTGACATTTATAAAGTgaaaagaaggaggttgttgttgttgtctgctCAGGTTGTACACCTGTACTTACAAAATTACACATCATCTTATTTTGTTCGCCTTCCAAAGTAGGTACATCAAGTGTAATAaaaccacccaccaaacATGCCCCCCTTGCCGTGCGCCAAATTTTCCACGCCCCAAAACTCCATGGAACAAATAATTCTCGGGTATCTATCTACCTCCCCTACCTACTCTCAAACCTCTTCGGATCCATATTCAACCtacacaacctcaccacacacccactCAACTGCAGCAGCGTCtgcaccccctccaaaaccttcATATGCGTAAACCCAATCTCCTTGATAAACTCTAACTTGCTATGCTCGCTCAACGTCTCGATTGTCTTGGTCACCCTAAACATCGTCGAGATAATATCATGACTGCTGTACCCCAAATCCCACAGCTCCCTCAACGTGTCAAGCGCCGAGTCCACATTCCCCTCATAACAAGCCTTGAGCATTGCCTGCACTTTGATCGGGTGAGGACTGTCGACAACCTTGAAGACATTGTCCCCCGAGACAAACCCGAACCCAGCCCACGTCGACTGCAGGTTGTTGATCGCCTGGCGCATATCCCCTTCCGCACTAAATACCAACGCCGCAAGGCCATCCTCGCTGAACTTGACACCCTCCGCATCGATGATTTGCAAGAGGCGTTTGACGACTTGCTCGTCTGTTAACTTCGCATAGCGGAGAATGGCGCAGCGCGACTGGAGGGGTTCGATGATTTTGTTGCTTTGATTGCAGGCGAAGGCGAACCTCGTCGTATTGCTGTAAATCTCCATCGTCCGTCTCAACGCCTGCTGGGCGCCGCTCGTCATGCTATCCGCTTCGTCCAAGATGACAAGTTTATGTCTCCCTTGCGGGAGGGTCACCTTCTTCTGCGCAAACCCCTTGATACGCTGCCTCACAACATCAATACCTCTCTCGTCAGAGGCGTTGAGTTCAAGCACGGCTTCTTTGTAGGCGTCCCCGAGGAGTTGGCGGGCTAGACACAAAACGGAGGTGGTCTTGCCAATGCCGGGCATGCCAGAGATGATTACGTGGGGCATGTTGCCGTCGCGGGCGATGATCTTGAGGCGCTCGATGGTTTCGGTGTTGCCTACTACGTCGTCGAGGAAAACGGGGCGGTATTTTTCGACCCTGGGGGGTTAGCATGTTAGCCATTTGAAAGGATAGAGAAGGGAGAATTCGGAGACATACCATGGGAGCTCGTAGGTGGGGTTGCCACTGGGGTTGGCTGTCTGGGCTTTGTAGGCTGCGGTGGAGGACTCGCCGTTGGCTTCCGGCTTTTTTGTCGTTGCGGCTGGCATTTTGGCTGTGGTGTTTTTGTTGGTCTCGACTTGCTCGACTTTTGGTGAGCTCTTGAGTTTTTCGGCAGTTGTGTAGCAGGTGATTTGTGCTGAAAAGTCAAGGGTTGTCGGCGACGTTCGACTTTTGGAGGTTGAAGCCAGCTGGGGGATTGAATTGCTGATTGGGAGACGCGACGCGTTTGAACCGCGTTAGCTTAAAGTGGTTTTTCAAGACGCAGgtaaaccctaacccttgacCCCTTAGTTCACCACCAGGCAGCAACAATGGACAATAGATCTTGGAAGCAGCCATGGTATGTTCATTCTCATTTATTTACATTATATGGTTATAGGTCTAGATTTCTAGATGTCTAGGTTCTTGCATTTATGTGCGGTAGTCACCGTTGATGGTACTATCCAGGTCAGCTGATATCAGTGCCTGAGAAGACAAGGGAAACTCACATGTACTCATGACTGTAGTCGCAGGTCCAGTAAGTGGCTTGCTTGTCGCCAGTTCCGAGCCTGACCAAAATCTCAAGATCCTCGAGCTCCAAAATCTCAGCAGCTCTCGCCTATAAATTGTTAGTAAGCCGTTCCCAATTCATGATCTCAGTCAactcacctcatcaacctgcTCAGGCTCTCCGTTCACCAACAGCTTGAGCTCAGCAGTGCCATCCGTGGGCACGAACGAGACATTGGTCTTCTCAGGGACGATCTCAGGAACATCGTTGATGGGCTCGCTAGGCTCGGAAATCAGGGAGTAGCCGGTGGCGCACAGAATGCGGCCCCTATCGATCTTTGTCAGTTTCGTCGTCACATTCCAAACAGACTGAGGAAACGTACCAGTTTGCGTCCTTGCCATACAAGGCAGTCTTGACAAGTGGCGATCTCGCAATGGTGCTCGCAATCTTCCGAGCAGCCTCCTCGCTAGCGgaatccaccaccttgatTGTCACAAACTTGGTagcaccctcaccatcacgCACAATCAACTGCGCCAACTCTGTAGAGAACTTGGTGAGAACCTCACGGAAGGCCTCATAATCAGGTGtgccctccacaacctcctttCCTCCAGCCATACCGTTGGCCAACAACGCAACAGTGTCGTTGGTCGACGTGTCACCGTCAatggtgatgctgttgaAGGAACGGTCGACGGCGTGCTTGAGAACCGATGGAAGAGCCGACGACGAGAGAGGGGCATCCGTGGCAATAACACCCAAAAGGGTGGCCATGTTGGGGTGAATCATGCCCGCTCCCTTGGTGGTACCCGCTATCCTATACTCCACGcctggcgaggagggcaaagTAAAAGTGCGGGAGATGAGCTTGGGGAAGGTATCAGTGGTGCAGATGGCCTTGGCCATGGTGAGCCAGTGCTCGTGGGACCCGCCCAAAGCACTGTGGGCCTTTGGCACgttgttgatgatcttgtcgaTGGGCAGCCTCTGTCCGATGACACCAGTGCTCATGACAATGGTGCTATCACTCTGACCGAGGCACTTGTCAGCCGCCTGAGCCATCTTGGCGGCATCCTCCAAACCACCCTTTCCAGTGACGGCATTGGCGCATCCCGAGTTGATGACCACCCCCTGGATGCCCTTATTTCCCTTCTTTTGCAACAGAGCACGGCTGAAAGTAACGGGGGCGGCCTGAAActtgttcttggtgaagacggcggcggcagcacaTGGTACTTCGGATGTCAAGAGAGCGAGATCTGGTTTTGTTGTGTTGCTGGGCTTAACTCCAACGATGGTGCCTGACACCTGGAAGCCGAGGGGGTATGTGCCTGAGGTTGGGATgtacttcttcttggccgcggGGATGGAGCTGGACGGGGCAGAATAAGCTCGGGATGGGATGTGAGAAAAGGACCGAACCAATTGAGCTTTAGGTTGCCTCAATTGGCTCAACGCACATCGACTGAAGCCCACCATGACTGTTTCCGGTTTCAAAATGAAGGGGTACGGAGGGGAGATGTGAAGAGCCGGGCAACTGTGGTCGATTGGGTTGCGTGAGATCTTATCAAAGCAGTGAGAGCCCACCGCCGAGGTTTGGAAAATATCTAGGGCGGCGGTACCGGAACTGGGTCCAGACAGCACAACAAGATCGAATTGCCGCAATAACGATGATGCCAGTCTCTAGTATAACACCAGAAACATAAGATAGTTGGGAAAAACAATGAGATACTCTGAATTTTGGACAGCAGCCATGAAAATCTCTTTATACCACCCCTCAATTGAGTCACTCTTTCAAGACCCTAACGACCAGAGCTCCGGTCTGGAAAATGTTTATCAATAACTGCACCGTCGCTTCAGTGCTCTAGCCACAGCGCCCTCCACGTGGCTGGGCCCCCACCAAACGGGTGCCGAGCCGGGCCGGGCTGTGGCTCCAGCTCTCGTtccccaccaaagccaacgACCTCCATAAAAGGATTTCAGATTGGTGCAACTttcctccatcttccatTCCCTCTCAAGCTCCAAAAAAGACACGAATCACAATTCGTGCTTTGTTGGAGCCGCATCATCACTTTCCCAGCCCGCTGGGggctttctttcctttctcctccctcttcccattcacaacctcctccctcccccaccacctgcaGATCATGCCCCTTGCGTTTTGAGTTTACGACCCGGAGAGCTTCATTTGAAATTTGAAGTcgctcttcttttctttgttcACACATCACTTCTctcacaccacaccaccgccaccatgtcAGACGCGATGGATGCCTACTGGCAGTTACAGCCATTAGCGCGAACACTCGCGACCGCCATCTTCGTCACGTCGATTGGAGGGCACCTGGGATTGATCCCAACGGGCTGGTTGTTCTTCCACTCCTCGCTGGCCATCTTCCATATGCCACCTCAGATTTGGCggttcctcaccacctttcTGTTGAGTGGTCCCCAGCTGGGCATCATCTTGGATCCTTACTTCGTCTACCAGTATCTCAGCCAGATCGAGTCCGGGAACCCCAAATTCCAACGGAAGGAGGATGTTCTCTGGTACCTCATAACGGTCAGCGGCTTCATCTTGGTAGGTCCCTCTCTTTGCGCATTCTGCTCTCttcacacaacacacaacgCAAAACACCCTCGAATTATCTGCCCGCATAGTGCTATCTCCCCCAACTATAGCGGTTCCTGGAATCGAGGAAGATCACCCTCGTATCTCGGCCGGCCCTCTTTCGCTTTACGGGTCGGTTCGCGGTGCGGGCATGGTGGGATGCCATGGATGACCCGAGCATACTCAATATGTTCGGTGTGGTTTTTACGGCGCCCTACATTTTTCACCTGGGGAAATTCGACTTTTGTTGCCCGACATCGTAAACGGACAGCTAACCGTAAACACATAATAGCTGTTCACCCAGTGTTTCCTGGGCTTCCAGCCTTTTCTCATCAGCGCCTTGATTATTGCTCTATGCTACACGGCCTCGCAAGATTCGCGCGGCATGAAGGCcaactttttctttttcaccgTGCCAGCCCAGCTTGTTCCGTATTGCATGCTCGGCATGTCCGTCATCATGAACCCTGCCGCTCTGCCCCAACAGATTTGTGGTATCTTGGCCGCCCATCTTCACGACTTCTTAGTACGCACCTGGCCCGAGTTTGGAGGCGGTAGAAATTGGTTGGCCACTCCAGCATTCGTGTCTCGACTCGTCACCACGCCGAGAATTCTCCAACGCGAGTACGGCACCGGATTTCGCCCACGGACCCAGACGTCGGGCAGTTCTACGGGGGCCTCCGCCGGCTCCGGGCCACTTCCCGACTCCTGGAAGACAAGGGGAACTGGCCATCGGCTGGGTTAATGGATAGAAGACGGGGATTGTACGAATACAAAATAATATTAGACCAGTTCATGTCCTGTGGCTCATTCAGGGGTGTTATCATGTCCGTTGTTTGAGTGCCGATAGTAGTGCCGATAATCGTGCCTGTGCTCCTTGATACTTGAGAGATGAAGCCCGAGTTATGGCTGATACCTGTTTTTCTAAAGATGTAGCAGCGCAGGCTCGGCTGTATGTCGAGACACTCAGACTTGATGGAGTCTTTTTTTGTTCTGAGACAAGGACGCCTGTTGGTTTtcaaaaaaacccaaaaaaaaaaatacaatAATAGTTAAAATCACTTAGCATGCCCACGGTAGAGAACTTGCTTGTGTGAGGCCGTCAACCGGAGATTTCGTGATAGACTTGCTGCCAAAGACCGGTGTTGGGCTGTTCTCATTGGCAAAAAGGAGGGAAtgagtgggtggtgatgtcagGTTGTAAAAGCAAAAGGCACGAAAAAAGTGAAGCGAAGCTTGGGACCCTTCTTGCCCATACGACTAATGACCCTGGTGAGCTGTGCCTGCTCGGGCCTTCCCTCAGGTCGGGTTGCCAAACACAGCCACCATGGATGCTTCCCGTCACCCAGTCGCACCCTTGGGGAGCACCGACCCGGCCGGACGTTTCACTGTTAACTCCATTTGAGCTACTTCGCTGGAacaaggggggagggaggatgtaTATATGGTGTGGATGTTTGTTGGTGACTgtgtgggggtggttgagtgTTTGCTTGGATCAAGGCAAACAGATGATGGTTAGATATGAGAGATGATTCTGTGGGTGGTTCTTGGGCGTGTCTCTTGTGAGGATAACGTCTTCAAGTCAGGTAATACTTCTCAATACAAGACAGGCATATATACACCTTCCCTGCGATCTCCATTCATACATACTCAGCAAAGTAAAAAGACGACCGCAATCTTGCCATTCTTCCATCCATTGGTATCTCTCAATAGTCAACGAAAACTTCAAAAATGCATCCCGGTTTtgtccaccccttcccccaaaaaaaaaacgccattATAACGCCCGCCATATAATTCCCATCCATATGCCGATAAAAGAAACACAGCCCCTCCATCATTACCCCCCCTACTCGGCCGCAAAAGAaacactcttcttcttcgtcctccccgccttgGTACCCCTCAAAACAGCCTCCTTGACAAtcttatccccctcctcatcctcctttttcatcttctccccatcacccctcttcctcttcttcctcatcaactCCTTCGTCTCATCCAGCTTagccttcctctcctgctccttcttctccgcctctgCTTTGCGCGCCTCGCGAATCTCCTCCATTTGGCGGGCCTTGATTAACTTGGACTCGATCTGGCCTTCTTTCTCGGCTTGGACTATGGCTAGGATTGTGGACATTGATTCCtacatgttttttttttcattaGCCCggtgggggggcggggattggggggagggaaggggggaacGTACCCTATCATCAACAAAaaccttccccttcttcttccctttgGGCTTGGTCACCCCAACGGGGGTGATCATATTCAGCTCTGGGATCCCTAGCTCTTTTTCGGTGTAGACGCGGGGTTTCTTTTTGCGGTCTTGGCCGAAGTTGGGTTTGGACTTTTGTTCTTTGGGGGGGATTTTGCCTTTGGGAGCACCCTTGCCGCCTGAGGGTTTCTTCACGCCGGATGAAGAGGATCGTTTtgggccggaggaggaggaggaggagggtttggagCCGGCGGCgtgtttgttttttattgTTCTGGTTGGTGCCATTGTTATTgtcgggggttggtgaattggggggttggttggtagGGAATGGATTTgtcggtggtgccggtggtggtgatgatgcgCGCAGGGCGCAAAGGTGGTCTGGAAATTTTTGGAATTGAGAGCATGGGCAGGGCCTTAtcggagctggaggaggttgcttATCGGTTTGATGGGTGGAGAACAGGGGGGTGTTCCGGCAGGCAAAAATGGGTGAAAAAGTGGCGGGAAGTTCGTCCGTTGGATTTTTTGGCGGGGTTAATTTATCTGGGATTTATCTTATCGGTTTGTTGGTCAGTCATCGACTTGGTATCGCCGATTGCGCTCGTGGAAGTTGAAGGTATTCGCGGCAACAATTTGAAAGTAGGCATTTACAAGGGTCTTTTTTCGAGTAAGAAAGTATACAACCGATCACAAAATGGCTACTGCTGAACACCCTCCCCGCTGGGCCGCTTTTGCGCGCGACACCAACGAGACCAAGATCCAGCTTTCGCTGAATCTCGACGGCGGGCGCTTCCACCCAGACACCGACGCCCGTCTCTTCAAGGGCCAGGACCACGCCAGCCAGACGAGCAAGTCGCAGaccatcagcatcaacaccgGCATTGGTTTCTTGGACCACATGCTTCACGCCCTGTCCAAGCATGCGGGCTGGAGTCTGGCGCTGAACTGCAAGGGTGATTTGCACAGTTAgtcaccccccctcccctacTCAAAGGGAACTTTTTCTGATTTTAAAATGTTTCAAAACAGTCGATGACCACCACACGGCCGAAGACGTCTGCATCGCCCTCGGATATGCCTTTGCCCAAGCCCTCGGCACCCCCGTCGGCATCAAGCGCTTCGGCTTCGCCTACTGCCCCCTCGACGAGGCCCTCAGCAGAGCCGTGGTCGACATCTCCAACAGACCGCACAGCGTTATCGACTTGGGACTCAAGCGCGAGAAGATTGGGGATCTAAGCACCGAGATGATCCCTCACTGCATGCAAAGCTTCGCGCAGGCGGCGCGCATCACGCTGCATGTGGATGTGATTAGGGGGGATAATGACCACCACAGGGCCGAGAGCGCGTTCAAggcgctggcggtggcgaTTAGGGAGGCTATTTCGAGGGTtgctgggaaggagggggaggtgccTAGTACTAAGGGGACGTTGAGTGTTTAAATTCGGGTGTATATCATGTTATAAAAGCGAGCATAAGAAATGGAGTTTTTGTTCTTGATTTCGAAAGGGCTGGCAGCTGGGAACTGCGCAGACAAAGAAGGACAGGGAGGAAACCAAAAAATGTGCAGAAACAATAAGAAGAATTGAAGAAAATTCTCCATTCAAAAAATGccttgaaaaaaaaaaggtcgTCCTGAATTTCACATGATTTTAGTTCTTCGACGGTTGCGCCGGCCTTGGGCCCCACCATTTGGCGGGAGTGGTGTGATGGATTGATGTTGGACCAAacaccctgcccacaaaaTAACTGGGACACTAAAGTGGGAATATGCCTTCAAGGGTAGTCCATAtgcctttaaagatagtttataggcctttaaagatagttaacAGGCCTTAAAGGATTACTTAAAGGCCTATTACTTGCGTTTAAGGTATGTTCAAAGTATAATATGGGTTAACTTTACTGTAGTGtctcaattattttgtgggcagggtgcTAAACTACCAGCAATAGTTCGAACcaatcttcctcgccatccttgcATCGGAAACGCAGCAGCCTTACGAGCTTATGACGCAGCGTGATCGAGGTATACGGTGCTTGTTTGGTTGCAGCTCGCGATATTGAAGCTCCTGTTTGGTCATAACAGAAGTTCAATTTTGGGAAGTGGTCTTTCAACACGCTGGTCGGGGTTCAAGCTCACATATCAccaacgacatcatcactcaCGGACAAGTTCAGTTTCACCAAACAGCAGCCAAGACACAACATACTCTTGATACCACCTATTCCCATTCTTGAAGACCGATTATCTACCCACCACGCGATCTCAAAAACTGAGATTATTTCCATCCAACGCAAGAG from Podospora pseudoanserina strain CBS 124.78 chromosome 2, whole genome shotgun sequence includes the following:
- a CDS encoding hypothetical protein (EggNog:ENOG503Q008), which produces MRHSKAFLPLSLASLGAAEIVGQWTAWSLARTCTPEGSSCTYHLVLVPGPESDFITCDWTVDSTSNFKPAYQTNFAEAKCGDNLSLNGGWSSMGFITIVPTDKAANVYAFFGFTDAELADGQVASSRQRPAYRVGTFGEKEHPDLGLGMSKKMVRRLSRGFVQQHGGSLSSSKPTKEKRRDITMSDQLRKHISVMYASSQQQKSSSEIDTCSQNCQPSGDDYDALACVETCRQQLHGPKINNGQERHRLGTRNDNPETWQIHSLTRLTNHLLNQTLFTFSLYSSTTLQLAKCSISIPSVEPTHSWYGQRCDKDGKFSVGWGYKADTDSAVMTVCERGRGMAWFGWDGVAERDLDLVEVRFGDSRGEVVHETVCT
- the RFC4 gene encoding replication factor C subunit 4 (EggNog:ENOG503NUUJ; COG:L); this translates as MPAATTKKPEANGESSTAAYKAQTANPSGNPTYELPWVEKYRPVFLDDVVGNTETIERLKIIARDGNMPHVIISGMPGIGKTTSVLCLARQLLGDAYKEAVLELNASDERGIDVVRQRIKGFAQKKVTLPQGRHKLVILDEADSMTSGAQQALRRTMEIYSNTTRFAFACNQSNKIIEPLQSRCAILRYAKLTDEQVVKRLLQIIDAEGVKFSEDGLAALVFSAEGDMRQAINNLQSTWAGFGFVSGDNVFKVVDSPHPIKVQAMLKACYEGNVDSALDTLRELWDLGYSSHDIISTMFRVTKTIETLSEHSKLEFIKEIGFTHMKVLEGVQTLLQLSGCVVRLCRLNMDPKRFESR
- the ECM42 gene encoding Arginine biosynthesis bifunctional protein ArgJ, mitochondrial (EggNog:ENOG503NVW6; MEROPS:MER0011829; COG:E; BUSCO:EOG09262528), whose product is MVGFSRCALSQLRQPKAQLVRSFSHIPSRAYSAPSSSIPAAKKKYIPTSGTYPLGFQVSGTIVGVKPSNTTKPDLALLTSEVPCAAAAVFTKNKFQAAPVTFSRALLQKKGNKGIQGVVINSGCANAVTGKGGLEDAAKMAQAADKCLGQSDSTIVMSTGVIGQRLPIDKIINNVPKAHSALGGSHEHWLTMAKAICTTDTFPKLISRTFTLPSSPGVEYRIAGTTKGAGMIHPNMATLLGVIATDAPLSSSALPSVLKHAVDRSFNSITIDGDTSTNDTVALLANGMAGGKEVVEGTPDYEAFREVLTKFSTELAQLIVRDGEGATKFVTIKVVDSASEEAARKIASTIARSPLVKTALYGKDANWGRILCATGYSLISEPSEPINDVPEIVPEKTNVSFVPTDGTAELKLLVNGEPEQVDEARAAEILELEDLEILVRLGTGDKQATYWTCDYSHEYITINGDYRT
- a CDS encoding hypothetical protein (EggNog:ENOG503P22D; COG:S); the encoded protein is MSDAMDAYWQLQPLARTLATAIFVTSIGGHLGLIPTGWLFFHSSLAIFHMPPQIWRFLTTFLLSGPQLGIILDPYFVYQYLSQIESGNPKFQRKEDVLWYLITVSGFILLFTQCFLGFQPFLISALIIALCYTASQDSRGMKANFFFFTVPAQLVPYCMLGMSVIMNPAALPQQICGILAAHLHDFLVRTWPEFGGGRNWLATPAFVSRLVTTPRILQREYGTGFRPRTQTSGSSTGASAGSGPLPDSWKTRGTGHRLG
- the LOC1 gene encoding 60S ribosomal subunit assembly/export protein (EggNog:ENOG503P1SC; COG:A) — protein: MAPTRTIKNKHAAGSKPSSSSSSGPKRSSSSGVKKPSGGKGAPKGKIPPKEQKSKPNFGQDRKKKPRVYTEKELGIPELNMITPVGVTKPKGKKKGKVFVDDRESMSTILAIVQAEKEGQIESKLIKARQMEEIREARKAEAEKKEQERKAKLDETKELMRKKRKRGDGEKMKKEDEEGDKIVKEAVLRGTKAGRTKKKSVSFAAE
- the HIS3 gene encoding imidazoleglycerol-phosphate dehydratase (COG:E; BUSCO:EOG09264TJN; EggNog:ENOG503NV4T) produces the protein MATAEHPPRWAAFARDTNETKIQLSLNLDGGRFHPDTDARLFKGQDHASQTSKSQTISINTGIGFLDHMLHALSKHAGWSLALNCKGDLHIDDHHTAEDVCIALGYAFAQALGTPVGIKRFGFAYCPLDEALSRAVVDISNRPHSVIDLGLKREKIGDLSTEMIPHCMQSFAQAARITLHVDVIRGDNDHHRAESAFKALAVAIREAISRVAGKEGEVPSTKGTLSV